A genomic region of Cystobacter fuscus DSM 2262 contains the following coding sequences:
- the rplR gene encoding 50S ribosomal protein L18, whose amino-acid sequence MSNKLDPRIKRKNRIRKKLSGTTERPRLTVYKSLKHIYAQVVDDTTGRTLAYASSLSKDFKGKDEGDKKADAKRVGTLIAEKCKAANVEAVVFDRNGFPYHGRIAAVADAAREAGLKF is encoded by the coding sequence ATGTCGAACAAGCTCGATCCGCGCATCAAGAGGAAGAACCGCATCCGCAAGAAGCTCTCCGGTACCACGGAGCGCCCGCGGCTCACGGTCTACAAGAGCCTCAAGCACATCTACGCCCAGGTGGTGGACGACACCACGGGCCGTACGCTGGCGTACGCCTCGTCGCTGTCCAAGGATTTCAAGGGCAAGGATGAGGGCGACAAGAAGGCCGACGCCAAGCGCGTGGGCACGCTGATCGCCGAGAAGTGCAAGGCGGCCAATGTCGAGGCGGTGGTGTTCGACCGCAACGGCTTCCCGTACCATGGTCGGATCGCCGCCGTGGCCGATGCCGCGCGCGAGGCCGGGCTCAAGTTCTAG
- the rplF gene encoding 50S ribosomal protein L6 yields the protein MSRIGKLPVKLADKTKATVVGRQVNFEGPKGKMVVQLPATGVKVTIANNEVVVERENDSREARSLHGLTRTLLANAAKGVSTGFERRLDIRGVGFRAEVKGKAINFQLGYSHPVVFNLPEGVTAEVDKTARTEDGLPTLGLTLRSADKEVLGAAAVNIRSLRPPEPYKGKGIKYATEKIRRKEGKTGTA from the coding sequence ATGAGTCGGATTGGAAAGCTTCCGGTCAAGCTGGCGGACAAGACGAAGGCCACGGTCGTGGGCCGCCAGGTCAATTTCGAAGGCCCCAAGGGCAAGATGGTCGTGCAGCTTCCCGCCACGGGCGTGAAGGTGACGATCGCCAACAACGAGGTGGTGGTGGAGCGCGAGAACGACTCGCGCGAGGCGCGCAGCCTGCACGGCCTGACGCGCACGCTCCTGGCCAACGCGGCCAAGGGCGTCTCCACGGGCTTCGAGCGGCGCCTGGACATCCGCGGCGTTGGTTTCCGCGCCGAGGTCAAGGGCAAGGCGATCAACTTCCAGCTGGGCTACTCGCACCCGGTGGTGTTCAACCTTCCCGAGGGCGTGACGGCCGAGGTCGACAAGACCGCGCGCACCGAGGATGGTCTGCCCACGCTGGGCCTGACGCTGCGCTCGGCGGACAAGGAAGTCCTCGGCGCCGCCGCGGTGAACATCCGGTCGCTGCGCCCGCCCGAGCCGTACAAGGGCAAGGGCATCAAGTACGCGACCGAGAAGATCCGCCGCAAGGAAGGCAAGACCGGTACCGCCTAG
- a CDS encoding type Z 30S ribosomal protein S14 → MAKLSKIAQAKRKPKFAVRAYNRCPLCGRPRAFLRKFNMCRICFRHRALRGEVTGVTKSSW, encoded by the coding sequence ATGGCCAAGCTCTCGAAGATCGCCCAGGCGAAGCGCAAGCCGAAGTTCGCTGTCCGCGCGTACAACCGCTGCCCGCTGTGTGGACGCCCCCGCGCGTTCCTGCGCAAGTTCAACATGTGCCGCATCTGCTTCCGCCACCGCGCGCTGCGTGGCGAAGTCACTGGCGTCACCAAGTCGTCCTGGTAG
- the rpsH gene encoding 30S ribosomal protein S8, whose amino-acid sequence MSVVNDPIGDMLTRLRNGSRARHDKVVMPHSNLKVEIIKVLKAEGFIGDYTVHERKPQNEISVQLKYGPDRAPAITGIRRISKPGLRRYVNVREIPQVLGGLGISILSTSRGVLVDTEARKQKVGGELLCTVY is encoded by the coding sequence ATGTCGGTCGTCAACGATCCCATCGGCGACATGCTGACCCGCCTGCGCAACGGTTCCCGCGCGCGGCACGACAAGGTCGTCATGCCCCACTCGAACCTCAAGGTCGAGATCATCAAGGTCCTCAAGGCCGAGGGCTTCATCGGGGATTACACCGTTCACGAGCGCAAGCCGCAGAACGAGATCTCCGTGCAGCTGAAGTACGGCCCGGACCGCGCCCCCGCCATCACCGGCATCCGCCGCATCTCCAAGCCTGGTCTGCGCCGTTACGTGAACGTGCGTGAGATTCCCCAGGTTCTCGGGGGATTGGGCATCTCCATCCTGTCCACCTCCAGGGGCGTGCTGGTGGATACCGAGGCTCGCAAGCAGAAGGTCGGCGGCGAGCTGCTCTGCACCGTCTACTAG
- the rplE gene encoding 50S ribosomal protein L5: MAEEKKDAAKKEKKGRKKDEVKKAGFAANIEEGLEAKPARLKLRFRKEGVPALMKELALKNPMEVPRLEKIVVNMGLGEALANAKILESAVDQLGAITGQKPVVTRARKSIANFKLRQGQAIGAAVTLRGDRMYEFLDRLITVALPRVRDFKGVSPKAFDGKGNYTLGVREQIIFPEINYDQIEKVKGLNISFVTTAANDEQGLALMRHFGMPFRT; this comes from the coding sequence ATGGCTGAAGAGAAGAAGGACGCGGCGAAGAAGGAAAAGAAGGGCCGCAAGAAGGACGAAGTCAAGAAGGCCGGTTTCGCGGCGAATATCGAGGAGGGTCTCGAGGCCAAGCCGGCGCGGCTCAAGCTGCGCTTCCGCAAGGAAGGCGTGCCCGCGCTGATGAAGGAGCTGGCGCTCAAGAACCCGATGGAGGTTCCCCGCCTCGAGAAGATCGTCGTCAACATGGGCCTCGGCGAGGCGCTCGCCAACGCCAAGATCCTCGAGTCGGCGGTGGACCAGCTCGGCGCCATCACCGGCCAGAAGCCCGTGGTGACCCGCGCGCGCAAGTCGATCGCGAACTTCAAGCTGCGTCAGGGCCAGGCCATCGGTGCCGCCGTCACGCTGCGCGGCGACCGCATGTACGAGTTCCTCGACCGCCTCATCACCGTGGCGCTGCCGCGCGTGCGTGACTTCAAGGGCGTGTCGCCCAAGGCGTTCGACGGGAAGGGCAACTACACGCTCGGCGTCCGCGAGCAGATCATCTTCCCGGAAATCAACTACGACCAGATCGAGAAGGTGAAGGGGCTGAACATCAGCTTCGTCACCACCGCGGCTAACGATGAGCAGGGGCTGGCGCTGATGCGTCACTTCGGCATGCCGTTCCGCACGTAA